The following nucleotide sequence is from Salvia miltiorrhiza cultivar Shanhuang (shh) chromosome 7, IMPLAD_Smil_shh, whole genome shotgun sequence.
TGATCATTTAGGCCACATTAATTAACCTTTTTTCAAGATTCAAGATTGAATTTTCTTTACAAACAATGCTTGAGATAGTCAAAACAAAACACTGAAAACACATTTTCTAAGACTTTTCTTCACTATATAATGAGCATAGTCTGGCATTCAAAAGTGatcaaataaattatattacaaGACAAGACTTTTTTAGTAAGTGTGATTATAAAGTGACAAATACAGCAAACAAATGGCAAGAAAACTAACATATTATGATAAAGAAATGGAGGACATAGCCCTCATTGATTAAAGAAGAATTCAAAGTTTGATTATTATGTCATGAATCTCCTGGCTTGAttaaaaaacattaattaattaagatctGCAATCtaaaatataacttatttattgtGTGTCTCATTCAGTAAAGATATGTGCGAAGACTTCATGTGTAGTTCATCAATATTTTCTACATTGATACCTCAAAACTTCTGTAACTAAAAATCTCAAAACCTTTGATTGATCAGAGCAGCTCCAAAAATGGAAACACAAGTTTCTAGATTTAGTATTCTCATGTTCCCATGGTTGGCTCATGGCCATATATTTCCATTTCTAGAGCTAGCCAAAGCCATCTTGCACAGAAAAAACCTGCACATATACTTGTGTTCAACATCCATCAATTTTGATTCCATCAACAAACACGCGTTACACGGCTCAATCGAGCTAGTAGAGATCCATCTAGAACCATCTCAAGATCTCCCTCCTGACCACCTCACCACCAAGAACCTGCCTCCATCTCTCATGCCCAGCCTCCTCAAGGCCTTCCAGACGTCGTACACCAGCTTCTCGGACATCATCAGCACCCTCAAACCCGATTTAGTACTGTATGACTACTTCCAGCCTTGGTCTGCCAAGATTGCTGCATCACAAGGTATCCCTGCAGTTCATTTCTCCATCTATGGAGCTACTGCTTATTCCCTCGTGCATCACAAGCAGACATTTGGTGAGGCAGAGGTCCCCTTCCCGGGAATCAAGTTCGAGGGGCACAAGCTACAAGAAATATGTGATGTCCTGGCCTCTCTATGCTCCATCATCCATGATCTTGATGATCaagatttcctttttgggaatATCAAGCAATCTTGTGACCTAGTCTTGATGAAGACAAGTAGAGGGGTTGAAGGGAAGTACATTGATTACCTTTCCACTTTGTCTGGGAAGAAAATAGTCCCTGTTGGTCCATTGATCACTCACACCACACAAAACAACCAAGAACAGTCATACATAATCGAGTGGCTAAGCAAGAAAAGCCAGCATTCGACtgttttcatttcatttgggAGTGAGTACTTCTTGTCCAAGTCTGAGATTGAAGAGATAGCAAAAGGGTTGGAGCTTTGCAGTGTGAGCTGTTAAAACATTGTATCatcataatgcatagagaaagataaagagaagctaaagattgtaattgtatttcttttttcttgatATCTCCTGCTTATACAATCATCCCCTTTTATAGTATTAAGAAGGGAGCTGATATTCTAAAACATCATGAGGATCcctacaacatcatgaggatccCTATAATTAAGGGATCCTTGAttatcttttgactaactttaCATGATGCTTTTCTTTTGACTAACTTTGGAATCTTATtctcaacactccccctcaagttgagtgacgggatttccgatACTCAACTTGGAAAGAACTTCTGAAAAACTTTTGAAGTCCACAGCCTTGGTTAAGATATCAGCGAGCTGATCTTCGGACCTCACAAACGGGAGCTCCACAATCTTTTCCTCAATCTTTTCCTTGATAAAGTGCCTATCCACTTCTACATGTTTAGTTCTATCATGTTGAACTGGGTTCTCAGATATGCTGATGGCAGCCTTGTTGTCGCAGTACATTTGGCACGTCTTTGTTGGGTGAAGGCCTAATTCCATCAACAATCTTCTTAGCCAAAGGACTTCGGTTAACCCactcttgattcctctgaattctgattctgcacttgagagagcaaccaccttttgtttcttgcttctccatgaGACTAGATTTCCTCCCACAGATGCAAAGTATCCAGCAGTTGACTTTCTGTCATTCGGGTTTCCTGCCCAGTCAGCATCGGTGTAAGCTTGTATCTCAAGATGTCCAGTCTTTTTGAACAGCACTCCATAGTCAAAGGTCTTCTTCAaatatctcacaattctgagcgcagcttccatgtggtcagCCTGTGGTTGGTGCATGAATTGACTAACAACACCAACAGCATAAGCAATGTCAGGTCGAGTATGAGATAGGTAGATAAGTTTCCCTACCAGACGCTGATATTGTCCTCGATCGGCTAACTGAGCTCCTTCCACAATTTGTAGCCCATGATTTATAATAATAGGAGTTTCtgctggcttgcaatctagcatcccaGTTTCAGCTAGGAGATCTAGAGTATACTTTTTCTGGTTGATGAAGATCCCCTTCTTTGATCTGAGAACTTCAATTCCGAGGAAGTATTTTAGttttcctaagtccttcatttcgaactctttgaacaagctttctttcaacttttgaatctcctctgtgtcatcccctgttatgatcatgtcatcaacataaatgaccAAACAAGAGATCAAATCACCTCGTTTCTTTAAGAATAAGGTGTGATCTGAgttgctttgctggtacccaaacttcttcatggctgcggtgaatcttccaaaccaagctctgggagactgCTTGAGCCCATATAAGGTTTTCTTCAACTTGCAAACTTCACCTTCTCCAAAATCTCCTGAAAAACCTTGAGGCACCTCCATGTAGACTTCCCTCTCTTCTTCAAGCTCTCCATGAAGgaaagcatttgtaacatcgaactgatgaagatcccagtcTTTATTAGCAGCAATTGAGAGGAGTACTCTGACAGTGTTCATTTTTGCAACAGGTGAGAAGGTCTCCTCATAGTCGATCCCATACATCTGTGTGTATCCTTTTGCGACCAATCGAGCTTTGTAacgctcaatagatccatccgGTCTCCTTTTGATTGTGAAGACCCATTTGCATCCTACAGTTTTCTTCCCCTTTGGTAGTCTACACTTCTCCCATGTATGGTTTCGATTCAGTGcacttatttctttcttcatggCATCTCTCCAATGTGGAATCTTTAAGGCCTGTTCCGCATTCTTTGGGATCTCTTCGTCATACAAAGCTACTTCATAGGCAGCGGCAGTTTTGGATAGGTTCCCTTTGGCGATACCCCCAATAGAATACCGAGAGTTCTTCCCAAACTTTTCTGGTGAATAACGTTTAGGAGGAATTCCTCGAGTACTTCTAGGGGGTAACACATATCTCCCCTTGTCTGCACCCATTGTATGCTCCTCTTGTACTTcctgttcttcttcttcaaccaCTTGAGAAACAGGATCAGTAGAACCCGAAATCATAGTAATAGGTTCAGAATCtcttacctcagatatcagtgGCGAAGAAGATATTTGGGGCGGCGGTGGATTGGATTGCTCAGATGTGGATGAAGTAAGCTCGGTGGCTAGGTTAACCTTTTCTGTTGGATCTGCTTCTGGGactggcattggtaaccaacttaacaagtcgatctcactctcactctccccctgactggtAAGGTGGTTatagtaaaaatactcagtttcaAGGAAATCACAGTTCATGGTGGTGATGATTTGACGGGTTTTGGAATTGTAACACCTATATCCTTTTTGATTAACTCCATATCCTACAAACACACACTTGACTGCACAAGGAGAGAATTTGGTGCGTTCATGTTTAGGAATGTGAAcgaaaacagagcacccaaAGACCCGTGGTTGAAGTGTAAGGGCAAGAGGTATGGAGGCCAGAGTAGAC
It contains:
- the LOC130991662 gene encoding UDP-glucosyltransferase 29-like; amino-acid sequence: METQVSRFSILMFPWLAHGHIFPFLELAKAILHRKNLHIYLCSTSINFDSINKHALHGSIELVEIHLEPSQDLPPDHLTTKNLPPSLMPSLLKAFQTSYTSFSDIISTLKPDLVLYDYFQPWSAKIAASQGIPAVHFSIYGATAYSLVHHKQTFGEAEVPFPGIKFEGHKLQEICDVLASLCSIIHDLDDQDFLFGNIKQSCDLVLMKTSRGVEGKYIDYLSTLSGKKIVPVGPLITHTTQNNQEQSYIIEWLSKKSQHSTVFISFGSEYFLSKSEIEEIAKGLELCNANFIWIIRFPLGATVSLDEVLPEGFLERAGERGLVVTGWAPQADILGHQNLGCFVSHCGWSSCMESMYFGVAVVAMPMKIDQPMNARMLVEAGSCVEVSRSEDGVFKGEDIGEAIRKVVEEEGGEELRRRARGLSERLKREEGQVMDEAAEQLWQLCLKKQTTRC